The following coding sequences are from one Carassius gibelio isolate Cgi1373 ecotype wild population from Czech Republic chromosome B7, carGib1.2-hapl.c, whole genome shotgun sequence window:
- the si:dkey-1h4.4 gene encoding leucine-rich repeat protein soc-2 isoform X1: MSGDEMVLECLNKQQESLNMSHRGLVVLPPGVSRLVALKKLFLNNNQLILPPDEILHLEKLEELTLDRNQLTMLPSNIGLLKHLSYLGVNHNPLSGLPEAIGDLRQLRELWAVGCGLVSIPSSIGELKRLEKLGLHNNKITHLPSQFGGLSSLQWLNLADNKLEDLPEDVNHLGSLVFMNLDKNCFTHIPTALTDMANLQILSVKFNSIRSLEDYLIPGFSRLLKLDLRENILMDRPAHWKGLDFILLGNV, translated from the exons atgagcgGGGATGAAATGGTGCTGGAATGTCTTAACAAACAACAGGAAAGTCTGAACATGAGTCATCGGGGTCTAGTTGTTTTGCCACCTGGTGTTTCGAGACTTGTTGCACTGAAAAAACTCTTTCTGAACAACAATCAGCTCATTTTACCACCAGACGAG ATTCTGCATCTGGAAAAGCTTGAGGAACTGACACTGGATAGAAACCAGCTGACCATGCTTCCTAGTAACATTGGTTTACTGAAACACCTGAGTTACCTGGGTGTAAACCACAACCCATTATCTGGTCTCCCAGAAGCCATAGGTGACCTGAGACAACTGAGAGAGCTCTGGGCTGTAGGATGTGGTCTTGTCTCTATACCATCATCTATTGGTGAACTGAAGAGGTTAGAGAAACTTGGGCTCCATAATAACAAAATTACACACCTGCCGTCGCAATTTGGGGGTCTCAGCAGTTTGCAGTGGTTAAACTTGGCGGATAATAAACTTGAAGACCTCCCAGAAGATGTTAATCACTTAGGGTCACTGGTCTTCATGAACCTGGACAAGAACTGTTTTACACACATCCCTACTGCACTGACAG ACATGGCAAATCTGCAGATCCTGTctgttaaatttaacagtatCAGATCACTGGAAGATTACTTAATCCCTGGTTTCAGCAGACTTTTAAAACTTGACCtcagagaaaatattttaatggacAGACCAGCTCACTGGAAG GGACTGGATTTTATTTTGCTGGGAAATGTCTGA
- the si:dkey-1h4.4 gene encoding leucine-rich repeat-containing protein 1 isoform X2, with amino-acid sequence MLPSNIGLLKHLSYLGVNHNPLSGLPEAIGDLRQLRELWAVGCGLVSIPSSIGELKRLEKLGLHNNKITHLPSQFGGLSSLQWLNLADNKLEDLPEDVNHLGSLVFMNLDKNCFTHIPTALTDMANLQILSVKFNSIRSLEDYLIPGFSRLLKLDLRENILMDRPAHWKGLDFILLGNV; translated from the exons ATGCTTCCTAGTAACATTGGTTTACTGAAACACCTGAGTTACCTGGGTGTAAACCACAACCCATTATCTGGTCTCCCAGAAGCCATAGGTGACCTGAGACAACTGAGAGAGCTCTGGGCTGTAGGATGTGGTCTTGTCTCTATACCATCATCTATTGGTGAACTGAAGAGGTTAGAGAAACTTGGGCTCCATAATAACAAAATTACACACCTGCCGTCGCAATTTGGGGGTCTCAGCAGTTTGCAGTGGTTAAACTTGGCGGATAATAAACTTGAAGACCTCCCAGAAGATGTTAATCACTTAGGGTCACTGGTCTTCATGAACCTGGACAAGAACTGTTTTACACACATCCCTACTGCACTGACAG ACATGGCAAATCTGCAGATCCTGTctgttaaatttaacagtatCAGATCACTGGAAGATTACTTAATCCCTGGTTTCAGCAGACTTTTAAAACTTGACCtcagagaaaatattttaatggacAGACCAGCTCACTGGAAG GGACTGGATTTTATTTTGCTGGGAAATGTCTGA
- the terb2 gene encoding telomere repeats-binding bouquet formation protein 2: MFKGKTAWFSDSVGKGVTNFWVSEGGALSSWKTAGYLFSADASSEDTERIYESEDYVKNRARVFHSNFLSACKSRQSVTSVPIGHYVLPPDSVQNEMRALIGRFIWETDEQVMCEDHIYTEVSEDSLSDVTEHHPVREKNSQDDYETAASPNKVCSCNDMWKYPVNNMISGYVYIDQMKKYSGDLYDFHPSLHGHNVSRSNDVTPRHCHKEM, encoded by the exons ATGTTTAAAGGCAAAACGGCATGGTTCTCCGACAGTGTTGGAAAAGGGGTAACCAACTTCTGGG tttCTGAAGGAGGAGCTCTTTCTTCCTGGAAAACGGCAGGTTACCTCTTCAGTGCTGATGCCTCCTCTGAAGACACTGAAAG GATATATGAAAGTGAGGATTATGTAAAAAACAGGGCAAGGGTTTTCCACAGCAACTTCCTGTCAGCATGTAAATCCCGGCAGAGTGTAACATCTGTGCCTATTGGCCACTATGTTCTGCCCCCCGACTCTGTCCAGAATG AAATGAGAGCGCTAATCGGAAGGTTCATTTGGGAAACTGATGAACAG GTGATGTGTGAAGATCATATATATACTGAAGTGTCTGAAGACAGTCTGTCTGATGTGACTGAACATCATCCAGTGAGAGAGAAGAACAG CCAGGATGATTACGAGACCGCTGCATCGCCAAACAAGGTGTGTTCTTGTAATGACATGTGGAAATATCCCGTCAACAACATGATCTCag GATATGTTTATATTGACCAAATGAAGAAGTATTCAGGGGACCTTTATGATTTTCATCCCTCCCTCCATGGCCATAACGTTTCGAGATCTAATGACGTGACACCTCGTCATTGTCACaaagaaatgtaa